Genomic DNA from Magnolia sinica isolate HGM2019 chromosome 4, MsV1, whole genome shotgun sequence:
caattataagtaacttttttttttttttttatactcaaGTTACTTAACACAtcatcttaataagtagaaaccaagataagttactgGAGGCATGAGTAGCTTATCTTTTAAGTAAAACTTAAGATCCAGGCGCCCCACTTAGAAACTTAGTTGCATGCAAACGACTCCTTAGTTACTTTCCAATTCAATTTAAGGACTTGGATGATCTTTtcccaaaatcaaattctttATTTCAAGATATAACTGATGGAATCCCAATTATCGAGAAATCCAACTCTGGAAATTGAATTGGAAGGTGATTACCAAAAGTCCCAAGTTGCCAAACGACCTCTCTATCGAACCATGGGCCATACCTGTGAGAAATGGAAACTTATGTGTACTGTGCAATGAGGACTCTTCATAGGATCTTATTCATCCAATCAACGACCCCCTGACCGTTTATAACAGATGAATTTcgatggtgggccatgaaatgaAAAGATGGGGCATGTTTACCTTGCGCTTTTCAGCTTGGATGAGTTTATCTGCGACGAACTGAGGGGACCCAAAGTCGGGGAGGGAAGAGAGACGGACGGGGGTGACCACAACTCCCACATTGTTACCTCTCCCATCCTCGAATAGGGCCGTTGCCCCTGCTTTCTCTACCTACACATACTACCAACAAGAATCAGAGAAGAAACCCAGaatgatggacggatggatgaatGGGGGCCGCACCACATACCTTGATCCATGAAGGAGGGAGGAGGAGGGTGAAACCTTCGTTAGGGTCGGTGTATCTCTCCAGCTGATTCTCTACAGCAGCTGCAGTAGAAGAAAAGGGGAGTTGAATCGGAGAGGGGAAGCAGAGGGAGGAGAGGACAGAGAGGATGAGGGTCCTCTTGCGTGTTGAAGCAGagacggcttggatttgaggatgggagGAGGAGGAGCAGCGGACGGCTGTGGTGGGTTTTAGTGTGGCCACAAGGAATGGGATTCTGCAGAGGCAGATGCTGCCGGTCCTTGTCGACCGTATATCCATTTTTCTTCTCACCTCACCTCATCCTCATCTCATCTCCCTCCCAATGGGAACTCGGGCGACTAGGTTGTTTTTTGCTCGCTGTAACGCATGCCGTATCCAagcgctcatcaggtgggcccaccatgtggatTTTCTGGCCAACTAGCTGCACATGTACGTTGGACCATCCTAGTTGTGTCAGCCCACCTGGATGGTCCATtcgatcaatctgaactgttcatta
This window encodes:
- the LOC131242668 gene encoding psbP domain-containing protein 2, chloroplastic; this encodes MDIRSTRTGSICLCRIPFLVATLKPTTAVRCSSSSHPQIQAVSASTRKRTLILSVLSSLCFPSPIQLPFSSTAAAVENQLERYTDPNEGFTLLLPPSWIKVEKAGATALFEDGRGNNVGVVVTPVRLSSLPDFGSPQFVADKLIQAEKRKESTKDAEVIGVAERLGNGDLPVYEFEYKVDSTRGGMKRIFSAAFISSKKLYLLNIAYADRMENPLDMQTRLMLEQVLHSFDVASSSSSSSSM